Genomic DNA from Desulfuromonas versatilis:
CTACCGGGCAGAGGGGCGGCGCGAGATCGCCTACCACTTCGACCTCGACGGCACCACCCTCACCCTGACCATCGACCTCCCCCTGGAGAAGGCGCAGGTCCCCTCCCTGACCCCCCTGTTTCGCAACGCCGACTGGAACGAACGGGAATTCATGGAACTTTACGACATCGAGGTCATCGGCCATCCCAACCCGCGGCGGCTCTTTCTCGACGAGTCCATCGAGCCGGCGGTCTTCGATCGGCTGATCCCCTATTCGACCCTCACCAACGGCGCGGGCAGCCAAACCCTCTGGGAGGCGGTGATGGCCCGCAGCGGCAAGGAGAAGAGCGAATGAGCCGGTATACGATCCCCGTCGGCCCCCTGCATGCGGCCCTGGAAGAGCCGATGTATTTCCGCATCGAGGCGCAAGGGGAGAAGGTGGTGGGGCTGGACATCACCGCGGGGCACGTCCACCGCGGCCTCGAGGCCCTGGTGATGAAGCGCAATCTCTACCAGAACATCACCCTGACCGAGCGGCTTTGTTCCCTGTGCTCCAACAGCCACCCCTGCACCTACTGCATGGCGGTGGAGAACCTGGCCGGCATCCGCATTCCGGAGCGGGCCGAATACCTGCGGGTAATCGCCGACGAGGTCAAGCGCATCGCCTCCAACCTCTTCAACTGCGCCATCCTCGGCCACATCATCGGTTTCGACTCCCTGTTCAAGCACGTGATGGAGACCAGGGAGATCATGCAGGACGTCAAGGAGGCGATCTACGGCAACCGCATGGACCTGGCGGCCAACTGCATCGGCGGGGTGAAGTACGACCTCGACGGGGAACGCTCGGATTATCTCTGGAAGCAGATGGAGCGTATGAAAAAGCCCCTCGAGGAGATCTACGAGCTCTACAGCGGGAACCGCTTCGTCCGCCTGCGGACCGAGGGGGTCGGGGTGCTGCCGAAGGAAGAGGCGCTGCGTTACGCCGTGGTCGGCCCGGTGGCCCGCGGCTCGGGGATCGACTACGACGTGCGCAAAAAGAGCCCCTACGCCGCCTACGACCGGCTCGATTTCGCGGTGCAGACCGAAGCCGGCGGGGACGTTCTCTCCCGGGCCAAGGTGCGGCTGCGCGAGGCGCAGCAGGCGGTGGCCCTGGTCCAGCAGTGCGTCACCGACATGCCCGATGGGCCGATCTGCCTCGATACCCTGCCGGAGATCCCTGCCGGCGAGGCGATCGCCAAGTCGGAGGCCCCCCGGGGGGAGCTGATCTACTACCTGCGCACCGACGGCACGGACATCCCCGAGCGCCTCAAATGGAGGGTGCCCAGCTACATGAACTGGGATGCGCTGCAGGCGATGATGGTGGGGGACAAGGTCTCCGATATCGCCCTGATCGTCAACAGCATCGATCCCTGCATCTCCTGCACCGAGCGGTAGCGAAGGCCCCGCATCGCCGTCCCATAACAGACCTTTGCGAGTGTCGGCCAAGCGACAGACCCGGGGCCGGGGCCCGAAGTACCCTGACCCCGGGATGAAGGTTCGAGGACAGTGCAAGCCTGAGGTCCGGAGGAGGAACCCATGCATGAAACCGCCATCGTCAGCAGCCTCTTCGAGGTGATCCAGCGCCAGATTGCCGAGCACGACATCCCCCGGGTCATCCGGGTGAACCTCAAGATCGGGGATTTCGCCGTCGTCGAACCGATGACCCTGAGGGCCTGTTTCGAGGTGTTCGCCGAGGGGACGGTCGTCGAGGGAGCGGAGCTGGTCATTCAAAGGGTTCCGATCGTTGGACGATGCCGACGGTGCGGTCACCAGTTCGAGGTGAAAAACCACGATTTCCGCTGCCTGGGCTGTGCAAACTCAAGCGTGGAGATGCTCAGCGGCAAAGAGCTCTATATCGACAGTCTGGACGTTGAAGCCTGAGGAGGTCAGATCGATGGGAAAACAACGGGAAAACCAAATCATTTACGCCGACCCCGAGACGTGCCTCGGCTGCCACAGCTGCGAGCTGTCCTGCGCGGTGGCTCATGGGGCAGGCGACCTGCAGGGCGCGGTTGCCGGGGGGCAGCTGCTGCGGCCGCGCAACAAGGTGGTGTTGACGGGCGGGATATGCATGCCGATGCAGTGCCGGCAGTGCGAGGATGCCCCCTGCGCTTTTGCCTGCCCCACCGGCGCCGTGGTTCAGGAGGACGGCCAGGTCCGAATCCGCGAGAAGAACTGCGTCGGCTGCAAGTTGTGCGTGATGGTCTGCCCCTTCGGTGCGGTGTCCGTAGCCGCCGAAGACAAGCCGGACGGTCGCTTCCGCACCAACCGCGGGGTGGCGAAAAAATGCGACCTCTGCGCCGACTGGAGGGCCCGGAGCGGGCGAACCTCCCCCGCCTGCGTGGAGGCCTGCCCGACCAGGTCGCTCCGCCTGGTCGATATGGAGGCCTACCGGCGGGCGCTGCGTGAAGCCAGGGCCGCGGAACTGGCCCTGTCCCATAAACATCTCAGCCTGAGGAAGGTGAACCCATGAGCCTGCACCAGTCCATAGATCCATCCATCGAGGAACTGCTCCCCCTGGCCAAAAAGGAGGGGATCGCCACCGTCTGGGACCGCCACCAGGCGATGCAGCCCCAATGCGGTTTCGGTCAGCTCGGCATCTGTTGCCGCATCTGCTGGAAAGGCCCCTGCCGCATCGACCCCTTCGGCGAGGGGCCGCAGCGCGGCATCTGCGGCGCCGATGCCGATACCATCGTCGCCCGCAACGTCAGTCGCATGATGGCGGCGGGCGCCGCGGCGCATTCGGAGCATGGCCGGCACATCGCCCTGGCGCTGCAACAGGTCGCCGAGGGGAACTATCCCTCCTACCGGGTGAAGGACGAGGCGAAACTCAAGGGGATTGCCCGAACCCTCGGCCTCGACTGCGAAGGCAAGGAGATCCTCGACATCGCCGCCGAGGTCGCCCGGAGGACACTGGAAGACTTCCAGAGCCAGGACCACGGCAAACCCTGCAACTGGATCTCCGCCACCCTGACGGAAAAGCGGCTGGAGAAGCTGGCCGCGCTCCATGTCTTGCCCCACAACATCGACGCCGTGGTCGCCCAGATCATGGCCCGGACGACGGTCGGCTGCGACGCCGATGCCACCAACGTCATCCTCGGCGGGGTCAAGGGGGCTCTGGCCGATTATGCCGGCATGGTCCTGGCGACCGAACTCTCCGATGCCCTCTTCGGCACCCCGCAGCCGGTGGTGACCTCCTCCAACCTGGGGGTTCTCGAAGAGGACGCCGTGAATATCGCCGTCAATGGCCACAACCCGTTACTCAGTGAGGTGATCTGCGATGTCGCCGCGCAGATGGGGGCGGAAGCCAAGGCGGCCGGCGCCAAAGAGGGGATCAATATCGTCGGTATCTGCTGCACCGGCAACGAAGTCATGCTGCGCCACGGGGTGCCCCTGGCGGCCAATTATCTTTCCCAGGAGCTGGCCCTGCTCACCGGGGCCGTGGATGCCATGGTCGCCGACGTGCAGTGCATCATGCCTTCCTTAGCGGAAATCAGCGCCTGTTTTCATACCCAGATGATCACCACCATGGATGAGAATAAAATCAGCGGCGCCACCCATGTCCCTTTCCGCGAAGCGACCGCCACCGAGAACGCCCGCCAGGTGATCGAGCTGGCCATCGAGGCCTTCAGACGGCGTAATCCCAAACGGGTCAGCATCCCCCGGGTCAAGCAGACCGCCGTGGCGGGTTTCAGTGCCGAAGCGCTGGTCGGTGCCTTGAGCAAACTCGACCCGGAGGACCCGCTCAAGCCCCTCATCGACAGTATCGCAGGGGGCGCCATTCAGGGAATCGCCCTGTTTGCCGGCTGCAACAGTACCCAGGCGGTCCAGGACAGCAACTTCGTGACCATCGCCAAAAAGCTCGCCCGCAACAACGTGCTGCTGCTGGCCACCGGCTGCGGCGCCGGGGCCATGGCCAAGAACGGCCTGATGACCCGGGAGGCGACCGAGTCCTACGCCGGCGAGCCCCTCAGGGCGGTCCTGACGGCGGTCGGCGAAGCCGCCGGCCTCGGCGGCCCTCTCCCCCTGGTGCTGCACATGGGTTCCTGCGTCGACAACAGCCGCGCCGTCGGGGTGGCCGTGGCGATCGCGAACAAGCTCGGCGTCGACCTGGACAGCCTGCCGCTGGTGGCCTCGGCGCCGGAAGCCATGTCGGAGAAGGCGGTGGCCATCGGCACCTGGAGCGTGGCGTTGGGGATTCCCACCCATCTGGGCATCGTGCCGCAGGTGACCGGCTCCCGGGCTGTCACCGATATTCTGACCGAGAAAACCAGGGGCCTTTTCGGCGGCTACTTTATGGTCGAAACCAACCCCGACCTGGCCGCGGACCGGCTTCTCGGTGTCATCCAGGAGCGCCGCAGGGCTCTGGGGATCTAGGTTTATGAACAGGCGGAGGGCCATGGCCCTCCGCCTGCGGGAGAAAAGGAGACCAACCGATGTGCGACAGTCATAACAACCACCATCACGAACCGCCAGGGGAGGCTATTTCCTCCGGGGGGATCAAGATCGCCATTACCGGCAAAGGCGGCGTCGGCAAAACGACCCTGGCCGGGATGCTGGCCCGCGCCTTCGCCGCCGAGGGTCGCCGGGTTTGGGCCATCGATGCCGACCCCGATGCCAACCTTGCCTCCTCCCTCGGCATCCCCGCCGATAGAGGGGCGGAGCTTCGCCCCCTTTCCAGGATGAAGGAGCTCGCCAAGGAGCGAACCGCAGCCGCCGACGGTTACGGCAGCCTGTTCAAGCTCAACCCCAGGGTGAGCGACCTGCCGGAAAAATTCTGCCTTGAGCACGCCGGGGTCGGCCTGCTGCTTATGGGCACGGTGGATCAGGGGGGCACCGGCTGCGTCTGTCCCGAGCACACCCTGGTCAAGCGGCTGATGCAGCACCTGCTGCTGGAGAGGGACGAGGTGGTGATCATGGACATGGAGGCCGGCATCGAACACCTTGGCCGGGGGACGGCTGAATCGGTCGACGCCCTGATCGTGGTGGTGGAGCCGGGCCGCCGCAGCCTTCAGACGGCTCGCCAGGTCACCAGGCTGGCGGCCGATCTCGGCATAGCGAATGTTTTTTTCGTCGGCAGCAAGGTGCGCGACGAGCTCGACAGACGGTTTCTGGAGGATTCCCTCGCCGGCGGCTGTTGGCTGGGGGCCATCTCTTCAAGCGATGTCCTCAGGGAGGCCGATATGCAGGGCGTCTCGGCTTTCGACCTGGGCGGATCCCACGTCGATGAGGCCTTGGCTATCAAGGGCAAGCTCGTGGCCAATTTCGCCAAGCTTCAAGAGGCTGGTTGAGCAGCAGCCTTGTGTGTCGACCCGCTTTGGAGAAGGGGCTATTCTTGCTGACCTGCCTCTCTCACCAGGAT
This window encodes:
- a CDS encoding 4Fe-4S dicluster domain-containing protein — its product is MGKQRENQIIYADPETCLGCHSCELSCAVAHGAGDLQGAVAGGQLLRPRNKVVLTGGICMPMQCRQCEDAPCAFACPTGAVVQEDGQVRIREKNCVGCKLCVMVCPFGAVSVAAEDKPDGRFRTNRGVAKKCDLCADWRARSGRTSPACVEACPTRSLRLVDMEAYRRALREARAAELALSHKHLSLRKVNP
- a CDS encoding ATP-binding protein is translated as MKIAITGKGGVGKTTLAGMLARAFAAEGRRVWAIDADPDANLASSLGIPADRGAELRPLSRMKELAKERTAAADGYGSLFKLNPRVSDLPEKFCLEHAGVGLLLMGTVDQGGTGCVCPEHTLVKRLMQHLLLERDEVVIMDMEAGIEHLGRGTAESVDALIVVVEPGRRSLQTARQVTRLAADLGIANVFFVGSKVRDELDRRFLEDSLAGGCWLGAISSSDVLREADMQGVSAFDLGGSHVDEALAIKGKLVANFAKLQEAG
- a CDS encoding hydrogenase large subunit, yielding MSRYTIPVGPLHAALEEPMYFRIEAQGEKVVGLDITAGHVHRGLEALVMKRNLYQNITLTERLCSLCSNSHPCTYCMAVENLAGIRIPERAEYLRVIADEVKRIASNLFNCAILGHIIGFDSLFKHVMETREIMQDVKEAIYGNRMDLAANCIGGVKYDLDGERSDYLWKQMERMKKPLEEIYELYSGNRFVRLRTEGVGVLPKEEALRYAVVGPVARGSGIDYDVRKKSPYAAYDRLDFAVQTEAGGDVLSRAKVRLREAQQAVALVQQCVTDMPDGPICLDTLPEIPAGEAIAKSEAPRGELIYYLRTDGTDIPERLKWRVPSYMNWDALQAMMVGDKVSDIALIVNSIDPCISCTER
- the hypA gene encoding hydrogenase maturation nickel metallochaperone HypA, giving the protein MHETAIVSSLFEVIQRQIAEHDIPRVIRVNLKIGDFAVVEPMTLRACFEVFAEGTVVEGAELVIQRVPIVGRCRRCGHQFEVKNHDFRCLGCANSSVEMLSGKELYIDSLDVEA
- a CDS encoding NADH-quinone oxidoreductase subunit C; translated protein: MQDLNVQVNEALERALSASLAIDWKSDHKGVKTGWCRLPESAQLLPAAEALSRLGGRLSTVTAYLAQRYRAEGRREIAYHFDLDGTTLTLTIDLPLEKAQVPSLTPLFRNADWNEREFMELYDIEVIGHPNPRRLFLDESIEPAVFDRLIPYSTLTNGAGSQTLWEAVMARSGKEKSE
- the cooS gene encoding anaerobic carbon-monoxide dehydrogenase catalytic subunit, coding for MSLHQSIDPSIEELLPLAKKEGIATVWDRHQAMQPQCGFGQLGICCRICWKGPCRIDPFGEGPQRGICGADADTIVARNVSRMMAAGAAAHSEHGRHIALALQQVAEGNYPSYRVKDEAKLKGIARTLGLDCEGKEILDIAAEVARRTLEDFQSQDHGKPCNWISATLTEKRLEKLAALHVLPHNIDAVVAQIMARTTVGCDADATNVILGGVKGALADYAGMVLATELSDALFGTPQPVVTSSNLGVLEEDAVNIAVNGHNPLLSEVICDVAAQMGAEAKAAGAKEGINIVGICCTGNEVMLRHGVPLAANYLSQELALLTGAVDAMVADVQCIMPSLAEISACFHTQMITTMDENKISGATHVPFREATATENARQVIELAIEAFRRRNPKRVSIPRVKQTAVAGFSAEALVGALSKLDPEDPLKPLIDSIAGGAIQGIALFAGCNSTQAVQDSNFVTIAKKLARNNVLLLATGCGAGAMAKNGLMTREATESYAGEPLRAVLTAVGEAAGLGGPLPLVLHMGSCVDNSRAVGVAVAIANKLGVDLDSLPLVASAPEAMSEKAVAIGTWSVALGIPTHLGIVPQVTGSRAVTDILTEKTRGLFGGYFMVETNPDLAADRLLGVIQERRRALGI